In the Hordeum vulgare subsp. vulgare chromosome 7H, MorexV3_pseudomolecules_assembly, whole genome shotgun sequence genome, one interval contains:
- the LOC123412397 gene encoding probable calcium-binding protein CML32, whose translation MDTRQSVASVVKPSLPTDGGAPATASFRLRNGSLNSVRLRRVFDLFDKNGDGEITVDELAQALDSLGLVADREGLAATVGAYVPEGAAGLRFQDFESLHRELGDALFGALDDVPEDGEAGAGGDEEEMKEAFKVFDVDGDGFISASELQEVLKKLGLPEGGSLATVRQMICNVDRNSDGRVDFGEFKCMMKGITVWGA comes from the coding sequence ATGGATACGAGGCAGAGCGTCGCGTCGGTGGTGAAGCCGTCGTTGCCCACCGATGGCGGTGCCCCGGCCACGGCGTCGTTCCGTCTCCGAAACGGCAGCCTCAACTCGGTTCGCCTCCGCCGGGTGTTCGACCTGTTCGACAAGAACGGCGACGGTGAGATCACGGTCGACGAGCTGGCGCAGGCGCTGGATTCACTCGGGCTCGTCGCCGACCGCGAGGGCCTGGCCGCCACCGTGGGCGCATACGTCCCCGAGGGCGCGGCGGGGCTTCGGTTCCAGGACTTCGAGTCCCTCCACCGCGAGCTGGGTGACGCGCTCTTCGGCGCGCTGGATGACGTGCCCGAGGATGGCGAGGCCGGCGCCGGTGGGGACGAGGAGGAAATGAAGGAGGCGTTCAAGGTGTTCGACGTCGACGGCGACGGCTTCATCTCGGCATCCGAGCTGCAAGAGGTGCTCAAGAAGCTGGGCCTCCCCGAGGGCGGCAGCCTCGCCACCGTGCGCCAGATGATTTGCAACGTCGACCGTAACAGCGACGGCCGCGTCGACTTTGGGGAGTTCAAGTGCATGATGAAGGGGATCACGGTGTGGGGCGCGTGA